One Triticum dicoccoides isolate Atlit2015 ecotype Zavitan chromosome 3B, WEW_v2.0, whole genome shotgun sequence genomic window, CCCGGTCTATGCACATCGCTCTTTCCAGGAGGTTGGCTGCCTATCCTAGATCTTCCCATTTCCAAAAAGATCCCTTGTTCGATCTGGTTTAGTATCAAGgttcttctttttctgtttctATATATATGGGTCCGTGCAGCATTTCCACGATATCGTTATGATCAATTAATGGGACTTGGCCGGAAAGTGTTCTTGCCTCTATCATTAGCTCGGGTAGTCCCCGTTTCAGGTGTTTCAGTCACCTTTCGATGGCTCCCTTAATGTATGTGCCAGGAAGTTTCTTCTGAAGGGGGCTACTCCCCGAAAATGCCCCGCCCCTTGTTCGTTTGTCGTTGGGGATTCATTGCTCGTTCTGCGGTTATAAGTAACGTAGCCAGCCTAATTTCTAGAATAGGGCTGCGGGCAGGAGGGCTTTGTTTGTGCAATCTTGCTCGCAACACCCTCTCCTCCGGCGAACCTGCGATCGCCGCCTCTAACTGAATGCTCAACTGAGGTCGTGTACAACAACCTTAACCGCACAAGCCTGGGCTGGGCCTACCCCCATCCCTAGAGGAGCCGTATGAGGCGGAAGCTCCACGTACGGTTTTGAAGCCGAGCCTTTCCAGCAATGGGGCCTAGGGACCGATATGATGATTGGTTTAGGTAGGGCGGCCGGCCTACTATGGGCACCTGTAGGGATTAGTGCGTGAGACCGCGATCCACAAACTGACGCATGGGACTCACCCTTGACTTGAGAATGGAAGAAGGGAAACATAGCATGTCACAAGAGCGAGGCGAGGGGGCTCCGCCCTACAGCGAGAGGGACGCCTCGCGAGCCGGGCTTTGGAGATGAGGCCTTTTGGCGAAGCCAAGTCAATTTCAGGCCACCAAACCCTGCAACTGAGGAAAAGGCCCTATGGAGTAAAGGGAAGCGTGTACGTTGTCACACTCCCCGCCCTCCAAAGGTGCCTAGAGGACGGGCCAGACGCAGCAGAGCGACGCCCCAGGAGCGGATTCCCCACGAGCAGGGGGACAGGAGACGGCCATCTCGAGGCACATCACGACCTACAGGCAACACCGGCGAGACCCAGGAAGGTAACCCGATTGGGAGTCAGAGGATCCATAGTACCCGCATCCTCCCGGACTTCATATTCATCATTTTCTAAAGAAAGGGTAAGGGATCTCTTTTCTGCAACGGAAAAAAAATAAGCTCCGCTGATTTGACTCGGCACAACCTAACGATACATCCAATACCAATGATTTGTGCCTACCGATACGATACTCCTCCAAAAAATTGACTATATAAAGAGCTAGTGTCAATAAAAAGGCTAATGACAGAGAAGAGTCAATCTCCTTTACTCCTCCCGACACCTCAAGATGAGAAAATCCCTTCATCTAGGCGGGCGCCCATGCCTACTCAGGGAGCAACTTCTACCACGGCTGACACATTATCTCCCACAAAGACCAACGACCCATCCCGAAGAGAAGTTGACTGACGGGGATGTCTCGAGAAGAAATTCCAGAATTGGTAGCCTCCCAAATCAAACATACATTGACAGGGGTTGCCAACGAAAAGAGAGGAAAGAGGCCCTAGTGAATGTGATATGGTACCGTACCCCAAGGAAGGGGTATACTATACTGCGCCAAAATGCAAAATGTTGAATGGGGTAGGGAACCCTGAACAACACCTCGCCCTTTTCAAAGCTACATGCGGGAATACTGGGGGCAATGAAGCCCTTCTTCTCCTAttctatactaaataaacaatctaATTCTAGGAAGAGTTTCGAATACTGAAACTTAAAGGAAGGGCGGTTAGAACAAAGCAAGGGATGACACTTTCAATGCGCGAAATCCGTTTCGAGTTAGAGTGCGAAACTTCTTGTTGCAGCCGTTTTATTCGCTGCTTGCTACTTTCTAAAATGGAAGATAAGATGAATGAATGAATAGATTGCATTTTTTTTCTAGTTCAATCTATAGTCTAGATTCCATTCCCTCCATCCACTCTCATTTAAATGATGGGACTGGGCCATACCAACCTTCACTTAGTGTTAATAAAATATTGCTTCATATCTTCAAGGATTGGGAGGAGGTGGCGTAAAAAGGAAGGAAAAAGGAATTCGAAATCCGTCCCTTCCCACAGAATCATCGGGCTTGACTTTCCTTACTTTCCCAACCCCGCTACTGTAAAAAGAACTCTTTTGTTTTGAGACTAGCTAGTCGCTATGGTTTGCGGGAAAACTCTTCTCTCTCTGGTCTCACTTCGAGTCCTTCtagaagtaaataaagtaaatgctTATTCAACTACGGCACTGTCGGACAACCGACCGGATTCAAGCCCTAGCCCCTCAACTCGGACGGACTTGTGGAAATCCTCGAAAACAAGTATTGCTCAACTCACCTATCTATAACATAGAAATGTTGCATCCAACCCTGGAACGAGAGGTAAAGAATAGGCTACCATACGAGATGAGACGACTTCATTCTTGGCTTTCATCCCTACGCTTAAGAAAGATAAGGGATTGGATTTCATACCTTTTATTTAGAGCTCCGTCGTTCCGACTGGAAAATGTAACCTTCCACCATACGTAAACCAAACCTCTTTGCTTTCTGGCTTTTCCTTCCAATAAACATCAGGGTGCGAATCTGAGTAGTTCCTTGCTCAAGACCACGAAGCAAGAGCGAAGCAGAACCGGTTTTCAATTCATCGAAACTCTTGAAAAGTTCCTTTGCTTTTACAGCGAAAGCACCTGCCAACAAATTGGAACCATAATCCCCTCCATCTGCCTCGCTCTCTATCTGGTAGTATATGCTCTGATCGAGGCCCTATTCTTATTATGATGATTTGGATATTGAATTGCCTTTGACtgattcatcttaccattttactaGAGTTTTTTTTCAGTAAGTTTAACATGAGCGGAATTGGTGTACTTGACCAGTAGTGAACTCTCAGTTGTGTTCGATAGTCGGTTACGAGTTCCCATATCTTACGCAACCTTACCTTTTCTTACTATGGGCCAAATTGCGGAGGAAAGCAGAATCACTGTTTTTCGTAGAACTCACTTTTGCTACTGGAGAGTACCTTCCACCAGGTCAGAGCCATGGATCCAAAGCCTACTAGTTAGCTTTGAAGGTTTAggcttgagagaaatcttgaacagAACACCGCACTCCCTCCTATCAACTTATTCAGATTTGCTTATTTCTTTCTCTTTCGTTTTTGTAGATATAGGCTTTGGCGGATTCTCTCAAGGCTCGAGTGAAGTGACAAGCACATATTACCGGAAGCTAGTGATCCCGCCCGGCCAGCTCAGCATGCTTTAGAGCTCCTTGATTGGTACGAGGTAGTGATAGCAAGAGGCAACTCTCAATTGTTGTAATATAGAGACCTCTTTCAATGATTATAGATCCAAAGGATCGTTATTGATAGGAAACTGCCAGTAGCCCTTGACTTTTACTTGAAGAATTGAAtccgccttcttcttcttattcttctgaaAGTCTCCCAGGCGTGGTATCATCGGATCCACAAGGTCAATTTGTATGCATTGGTTCGGAAACCGGAAATGCCAACTACTCACTTCTTGCTGAGGATGAAGGTGCCATGGGTGATAGCGCCAGCCATTCCCTCATTGAAAAGAAAGCGCCAACCCTGCTACTAAAGCTAAGGCCAACCGCAGCCCGGTGAAATGAAATGCGTATGCAAAATAACATAGATTAATCTTGATGCGATCGATGCAGACACACTTCTTTTCTTAAAGGCTACAGTCAGAAACAACAACTTCGCAAATCACCCTAAGAGTGCCATACGAAAAAACAAAAGCAACTGTGGGTATAGACCAATTTCCTGCCCCAGAAGAGGCTCAGCCTACCAAACCCTGCTCTTTGCCTGCTTACCGAGCTCTCCTCATACCGAGTATCTAGGCATTTCTTCTCACAGACCGGTTGGGAGAAAGTTGGCATTCTTTAATATGTCACTGGGGACCCGTACTTACTTGATGGAATGGATGGGATGATGTGTTTCAGTTCAGCCAGTAGTGGAGGTTTCCTCGGCCTAGTCGCGTAAGAGCCCCCTTCTTTTTCTAGTTAGTTGAAAGAAAAGCAATGGGGAAGGTTGGCTTACCAGTTAATTGGTCTGTATCATATCTTGCTATGGTGGGACATCCTCTTCAGTTTAGGTATCCGGGCTGGCTGTTAGCTTTAGTCGTTCGGCACTCTTCCTTCATTCTCATTCAACAAGGAGAAGTGTCTAATCAAAATCATTGGTTGAGCCTCGCGTATATTATATGATGTCGTGCTAGAATTGAACTAGCGTTTAAGGTCGATCAAGTTCAAACAATTCGGCTCTGCAAGATCAATCAGATATCAAGTAAGAGATAGGCGCTTCCTATTAGTTATAGACTGCTTCTGTGACAAGTGGATCCCTTTAGGTTTAGTTGTTAATTGTACTATTCTCTTCAATAATTAGGTCTTCCGTATTCCTATTGGGGTCAGTGGTCTTCACCACTCACTGAGTCTGGATTCGTTTCATGGGTATTATTTGATGAGTGATCATCAATCTCTTCCATTGCTCCTATGTGCTGCTATACATACAAGGTACATGGGCCATGGGGCCTAACACACACTATACAGCCCAGCCCAATACTCAACACTCCCCCGGCTAAAGATATCTAACATGCCTATCTTGTTACAAATTGCTAAACCCTCACAAGGACCTACTCGTTTAGTAAAACAATCAGCTACCTGTTCACTATACTTAATGTTACCCCCTTCTTCGACCGAACAATCTCAATCCGAAGGAAGTATCGAAGAGGTCCAAGATCCTTTACCTCAAATGCTTCTCCCAGTCTTGCCTTCAAACATTTTATTTCTTCAACATCGTCTCCAgtaatcacaatatcatccacatacaccgCCAAAATGGTGATATGGATTCGTCTATGCTGGTACTGTATGATCTCCATTACACTGAGAGTAGCCCATACCACAAACAACTCTCCTGAACCTGTCCACGCCCGTGGCGACTGTTTCAAGCCATACAAAGATTTCTTGAGCCTACACACCTTCCCATCAGTCTGTTTGTTCCAAAACCTGGAGGAATGTCCATATGGATCTCTTCTTGTACATaaccaccatgaagaaaagcattgttCACATCTAGCTGATGTAAAGGCCACCCAAAGTAAGTTGACTGCGCATGAGATTAAGGTTCTCACCGTGTCCATCTTCGCCACTGGTGCTTTGGTCTCATCATAGTCTATCTCCCGTCTTCCTATAACCTTTTGCAATTAGCCTTGCCTTCTATCTATCCACCTTACCCTCTGGAGTTTGTTTTACGGTGAACACCCATTTGCATCCAACTGCTCTTTTTCCTGCTGGGAGTGGAAGAAGATCCCACGTCTTGTTCTTCTGAAGTGCACCAAGCTCCTCCTTCATTACGTCTTTGTTTCCACCGGGGATCCAGCTTTGCAGCCTTCCAATCCTTTGGAATAGACACTGATTGTAGAGATGCAATGAATGCTTTGTGTGCGGGTGAGACATAAGAGTCTGAAACTCCATTTGCAATGTCATGCTCATAGCCATATCGGACCGGAGGCTTTCCAGCATTAGTCCTAGTCTCTCTGCGTAGTGCAAGCGGCAATTCCAAAGAAGTATTACCACCTGTCTCATTTTAACCTCCATCTTGCTCTTGTGGCTCCTCCTCGACTACCTCAGGTTGCTCTTGTGGTTCTTCATCCAAGACCACTAGCGGTACAAGAAGAAGGGGTCCCGGCTCGGGGGCGGGGGTATCTTACTTCTTTTCCTCTGCGTTCGTGACAAGCTAGTAGGCACTCTTGTGTGGGTTGGCTCATTCCCCTGGAAAACGAATATTAAGAAGATAGATACCATTCCGTCGATACTACATTCATTCTTTCTGCTCAAAAAGAACAAAGCCTCTATTGTGGGAAAAGTCTTTGAAACCCGAAGTTCTAAAATAGAAAATGGAATGAAGAAGGGGTGTGACCTTATGGCCAACTATACTAGCTCCCCTAGAGGGATAATATAGCTCCTAAAGGATGATTGTTTATGGTATATTACCGTAATTGGAGAATTTGACCTAGTGTTGACTTGCTGCTATTCTGAGAAGGGGACCTTGCAAAGCTTGACAAGTTTTTTTTATATTTATCGATCCAATCTGTCTACAGATAGGCGCCTGCTGTGGCAGCAATTAATTAATCTCCGCCTTAGCATACAAGGACCATGGCTCGCAGCGGGTAGTTACGGTGGTTTTGAGGAGACCCGCTCAAGGTCGCTGGTTCGGAGCTATTCCGAGATCTCAAGGAGCGCCAAGCTCAATACGTGCAAGAAGAAAGAAAGGCTTCCACCTACGACTGCAGCTGCTGGTACTTTATCTCTGTCGCTTTCAACTCCCACTCCTTCGCCCTTTGGTTTCTATAGGAAGTGAGACAGAATAATATATCTTGTGTAACTAATCTTTCTTATCGAAAGGTTATAGTTCATAGATCATTTCTATAAGGACTATTTGAGCCATATCCGGTGCTTTGGACCTCTTTTAGCTGCTAGGTATCTACTGGGTTCAATCCCCACTTCCGCTTGAAATGAGTAAGTCAATCCTCTTGCTCGGCTGTGATACGAATACTATTCATACGCAGACCCGGATCCAAGATATGGGGCATAGACAGATAAGAATGGCTTCTGAGTTGCATTCATTGCACTCTGGAATGTGGGGCTCCTTGGCTGATGTGATGGAGCGGTATCAGCAGATACTTGCaaagatcaaatcaagaagaagaaACAAGGAAGTTAACTCCGCGCGATCGGCCACCTTAACACGAACAGCTTGGGACAGAGGTGTAATGCCTGACAGAGAATCAGCAATAGAATGAATTTTGCATGCATTTTTCATCGAGTGAAACTACTTGAATAAACTGGAAGTTTTAAACCAAGTACTCTTGAAATCGCTACCCCCTGGGATGGAAAAAGAGGCTCAGGTTTTAGCCCTCCGTTTTACCCCGGAAGTCGTTGTTCGTCTTTCGATATGAGAGGATGGCAAGTGTCCGCAATGACTTAGCGACTTAGCCAATTGGTTACAGATTCTAGACTGATCGATCAGATCACATCATCTCGAGCAAAGAGCTGAGAGCAGAGAAGCGACATCGCTTGGACACTCCTTCCTCTTTTCATTATGAAACCAATATCAAGCAAGATATGAAGAAGAGGGCGGCTCCCTGGATTGAACACATAAAGTAGTGCCAAGATCTCCTCTATGCGAGAGAGAAGTTCTCAGAAATGATGGAGCTGTTGGTTTCGGTCATTGTACGTTTGGTTGCTAAACCGCACCCTTTACGGCGTCTGTAGGAAGAATTCGTTCTGGTCCCAAAACTTATAAGAGATCTCGgtagtgaatatgcaatgctgaatTCCAATAAGTTGGTACTTCGCACAAGGAAGAAGCTCGTGTTAAAGATAGTTTCATCCAGACCGAACCCTACATTAGCGTCTCATCCCCACCCACCAAGTCTTTATCCGCGGTGAAAGGAGTGGTTTAATTCGATGCAAGGTGCAAACGAGCTTTTCCAAAGATGGAGTCCTTTCAGAAATACATGTGCCAGAAGAAAGCAGATTCTTTTTCTATCATAAAATGAATCTGCTTTCTGATGGCCATTTCGGTCCGTTGTGGGACCACGGCTTGCAAAGAAGGTATTTAGCGCAAAGAACTTATTCCGCTTTTGGGGATTCCACTAATTGATAGAAGGAAGTGGATGCGGCAGGATTGGCCCCAATTGAATCACTAGTAGAAGAGATCCACGTGCAGAGACTGTTAGGGAGATGCAGATGGAGGGACGTTTGGATTGCTGCTAGAAGGGCTTACGACGAATAGATTGTTGGAATGGCTTTAAGTGAAAGGGAATCCGGCAGCTTATATAGCGCTAGTGAGAGGCCTCCTAGTCTATTTCGATGGACGTCTCCTAATCCTTCTTTTTCTATGGGTTCAGGAATGCCATGCCAATAACAGATAGAGCAGCTAATGGTCAAGCCAGAGGCAGCAGGTCTCATTCCAGACTCCACTCAGAATACCCGGCTCTTTTTCTAGACTCCACTAGGAAGACCTTGCTCTTTCACAGATACGGGGATCAGACATGGCTATCGCTTCGACAGCTTCTCCGGATGAAAAGACGACGCCCAATGGATGGAGTTGGAGGGACACGGAATCCTTCCTAAGATGTGCCTAGAGAGAACAATCCTTTCATAATCTCGTACGTCTAAGTGATCAACTACTTGTGCCTCCGAAAAGCTAGAAATCAGTAAAAGGAATGATCTACAGATAGAGGGTTCAAACCATATAGCAGCACTCATCCCGCCCTGACCCGAGTCCCCTAGCCTCTCAGCTTCAGCAGTTGTTGTAAGGAGAAGTAGCAGGATTGTTAGTTTATGTGCCGAGCAGGCGCAGGGATGAGAAGAGAATTGCATAGAATAGAAGCAGCTAAGGCTCCTTCCTCTTCAGATTCCTACTAAAGGGCGGCAGGTGAGTGAGTCGGCCGCATTGTTCCATCAGTGTGTCAAGGTCCATCAGTGTGTCAAGCAAGTTAGAAGAATAGCTTGTGCTTGTAGTGCAACAGTTGCTGCAAGAGCAAGAGCTACTGGTAAGGTTTAGTGTACGAGCCAGATCAGAACCTGAACTCGATTTGTCACTGTGCGCCGCTAGGGCAAGGTCAGAATGAAGATAGCAAGGGACGTTACTCCAACTAGAGTAGTGAAATACCAAAATCAAGGAATCTCTCCGGGAAGAcagtcaaggaaagggaaacatTACTCTACTAAGAAATAAACTCGTATAAGAAAGAAGAGACTTGGATTCCGGATTCCAATCTTTGATCCAGTTTTAGGCCAGTGCTCAAACTTGGAGAGAAAGAGCTTTTCCCTCAACTTCACTCCCTTGACTTGACTCCCGACCGATGATCCTACTAACGTCATTTTGACAGCTATGGATATGGAATTCAAGCATGCGTAGACACCGACCATATAGATTCTCTGACCTCTGCCCTGGAACCCCACATCGGGAGGCTGCCAGTACGTACTGCTATTTGACCTCGATATCCAGTCCGCTGATAAGAAAACTTCTGTTTCACTTAGGTGCTGCCAGTGTGGAAGAGGAGATTCGAGCCTCATAAGTGAATACGGAAATCCATCTGAACTGGTATCCATCCCTGGTAAGTAAGCTTCCTCGCTCGGTTTGTTTGCTATTGCTATAGTTCGATCCTTAAAGAGAATCACTGGCCCGGCTATCTCGAGGGATGGGATGAGAATTGGAATGAGAATAGGAATTGGAGAACAGAAGCAAGTGTGGAAAATGTTACTAATGTCAATTAAAAGAGTTGGCATCGGATCAGTGGTGTCGTTCGGATAGAGGGAACGAATAGTGGGTGAAATCCAAAAATCTTCTTTCCTTTTGGGGATGAGAGCGACTACACTAcataattggaacttgcctttgcTTTATTGCCTTAGCTTCATTGGTATTGGAATGAATTGTCTTCTATGTGGAGATCTAAGGCTTGGTTTTCTAGCGCGAAAGCCGTTGCTAGCATCTGTTTGATTGCTGGGTTGGGTTAGCAAGTTATTTATTATCCATTGGCCACATCGCGATAGCCGTACTAGAACTTGACTTTCCCATTCTTGAGCCTGGCCACTACTTTGTTTGATTTTCTTGTCCGGGGTTGATGGATTTGCTGCTCTAAGGCATTGGAGGTTTAAAATTAGCATCTCGTAATGATCAGGATAGCATCCATTCACTAATCGAAATCCGCTTTTCATTCTTGTCTATGGATATGGATCTGTTGTATCTGCTGGAGCTTGCCCCGGGCATTCAAGCAAGAATTTCCTGCTCCCTGTTCTCCGATAGATCTGCTCTACGTTCCGGACTGGCCGGCCTATTATCACAACTTCTGATTCCCTGAAAGCCTAGCTATCAACCATCGACCGAGGATCAAGAGCAAGTTCATTTTCCAAATCCATATTCTGGTCTCTGGGCAAGGAAGTGAAGCACAGCTGTGTTTCTGGGGAAGCAGGTTTCCGCTCTTCCTTCGACTTTGATATATGTTATTTCTGAGGAATGTTACTAATCCgagtagttgttgttgttgatggACGACTAGTTCGAGTAGTCGTTGTTGATGCCAGTCCAGTGTGGGTAGACGAACTAACCTAACCGTCAACTAAAAGCAAGCTGTAGAAATGGGGATCAATGGCAGAATTTACATATAAGTTCTAAGTAAAGGTTTCAGGACTCAGTGGAAGTGATCCGGCAGACCAGTCAAAGAAAAGATTGATCAACCACTCACAACTGGAATCAAGCAATCCTATCCCAACAACCCAAGATCTTAGACTCGGCCAGGGATCATTTCTATCTCTATCTCTTGTGACCTGGAGAACTGCACTTTGAAACAGGCATGTCAATCAGAAACAGCCACAGGAAGCCCTCGGATTGAAGCTGAATCTGCCGTTCCGGATCGGCAGGAAGGTATCGGGCCAGAAATCTCAGGAAAAGCAGTTTTTCTTTAGTGAATTGACGCGATCTATCCTCAGTTATCAACCCAATGAGTAACGTAAAATGTGTAGAAGAAAAATGGAAGCTTTATAGCACATTCCCTCTCTTTATCGGGATTTCCTTCAACGGGTTTCAAAAGTGAGTTCTAGGGCAGATTCGTCTAAAGAAACAGGGCTTGTCCCAAAGCCAACTCATAACAGGCTCCCTGACCCACGGAATAAAGATAGATTTCCTTGCTTGCGAGATCAAAAACTCAAGTGCCATCCGTTTCCTATTTGATTTCAGAACAGCGGAATATCATCACCCGTGGTTCACTTGAGCATGAATAGAGTTCGGTCTCCTTATGAATTCAAGTTGGTAAAGAAGTGGACTTTGGAGCTTTCGCTACAACCCCTCCAAGGCGGGCAACTGTCTCATTTGACACTAGCACTTAAATAAAAAAAGGAACCAATCCTATTTCGGCACTCTTTAGAGGCTATCGCTCGTTTACCGCAGATCTCTATCCCACAGCTGGCTAATAAAATCACCTTGGCAATGTGTCAAGTCCTTTCAGTCAGAGTTCAACTCTTCAGCGAAAGTGAAAAATCTACGGTCTTCCATCCGCGGAGGTAGCCATGGACTCCATAGTATATGTTGGTAGCTAGCGTACAGGCTTGATGTGAGGGGGGGGGGTTGTTACCTATTCTATTCCCTTGCTTGGATAAAAACACCCATCTTTCCGTACGAAAGACACGCAACTAGAGCAACTTGATATTACGTATGTAGACCTGGCCTCCCTCAATAATAGCTGGCTCACCCGATTGACGATTTTCAAAGATCTACGCCAAGCGCCTCGAAGCGGGGATCCACTTTTTACTACTTTAGAAAGTGAGAAGCCTTTGGCTTGATTTCTTCTGTGGCTTCTTTATGTTTACCCACGCCGCGGCTATTCAATAAAAGGATTGGTAGTTAGTTGCCTCACCCTATTGGTTGTTGGTTTTCTTTCTCCTCTGCGTTCGTGAAAAGCTAGTATGCTCGCGGAAATCGTCTAAAGGAAACTACTCGCTAACTCGCTAACAAGACGGACTTCTTCCTCTGGCTCTGCCAGGCTATCCTGCTCGCCTAAATCGGTATCAATAACTTCTATCGTACTTCGACCTCTCATTGGAATGATAAGTTGGCTACGACGAACTAATAAGTTTCTCTTCTTGTCACCTTCTTTAAGCCTTTCCTTCTGCTTCCATCGAGAAATATATATAGATAAGCTTGGAGAAGCGATTAAGGTGTTTCCACTCTTAGGTTGTTCAATATGTGAAGACCGTGTCAATCACTACACCAGTGATACGAAAAGCAAGCATTCTTCTCCAGCTGACGTACCGACGCCTCACTACTACTTAATTAGTGAAAGATACGTTGGGATGTTTTCAATTCTCCATCAAGAGGTGGGCAACTATCTCTTTTCACACTAGACTTCGGATCGCCTTCCTACTGGTTTTCTTCTCGGTCTCCCCAACAAGGGGAAACCTCAAAGCAAACAACAGAGCAACACCTATCTTTTTTCTTTAAGCACTGAACATCCGGATCCCCTTCCGACTTGCTTTTACGGGCACTGGTCTTTCTAACAACTGGAACTCGTCTCCCTTTTCCTGATTCGCATCTTCTTCGGCTTTTGCTACGGTCTTTCCTTCAGTCAGTCCTTCCTTCAATATTTTTGCCTGCGGATCTCTCTCTTCAAAACATATATATCTTTCGGCGCCAGTCTTTCCTGCCTTACCTTAACCCCGCTTTCACGTGGCGAATCGGTATGAGGTTTCAGTGATCACTTTACGGTATTCTTTAAGCTTTCTTGGTCACCGGACAGAGTGAGAACTGCTCAGCTTGCTTTCTTTCCCTAGCACACACTTAGTAGATAGTAGGCACAGGTCCGCTAAGAGCTCATCGAACTTGACTTGTAGAGTGAGACCTGTGCTCGATATGGTTCATTTCAGTGCTCTTTCTCTCGGTATCGTTCACCACATGCCTGTGATCGATCTCTCTCAAGCTAGGTTTGGTATCGGTATCGGTGAAGTCCGTCATTGAATTGAAGTGGTAGAGTGGTAAGTGGGCGTACGGTCTATGGATTTCCTATCAGTGGCATTAGTTCCTTTTCATTCTCTAGATAGATGGGCAGAACAAGCTTCTCTTTATATTCTATTCTAGAAAGGATCAATTAGATTCTCATCTCCTATTTGTTTGAGCCATTCATTATAGTGGTGGTGCCGGGAAGGCTGCTTAGCACTCTAGTCCTTTTGAGTAAGGAATTGTAGCATGGGCAGGCAATCTCTTCGATTGATTCCCCTCCAGGAATTACTTGAATTAATTAGCCGGCCCACGGAGTGAAATATCGAACTTAACCTATAAATAACTAGTATCTCAAAAACCAAATAAAAGGCTTTCTTTTAAGCTTGTTAATGGAATTCCACAGGAGTCAAGCACTAGCAAAGAAGAATTGGAAATCAGTCGCTTCCCTTCTGGACTCAAGTCAGCAGAAGAGTGAACTTCATATTAATAGGTAAATCCTACATCAAGCGTAAAGGAAGTACACTTTTTTTGATTCGGCGCTTAATAACTCGTACTTGACGTTGGTTTCGGTTCGATCAACTATCCTTTTTGAAGCGGATAGTTCACAGTGCTCATTCTCAAAAAAAGCGGAAAAGCCATGatgtttccactccattttcattacgAAGATGTATTACGTCAGGATCTGTTGCTCAAACTGAATCACGCCAATGTTATGGAAGTTCCTGGATTGTTTGAAATAAGATTAGTACCAAAAGCTGCCTCTGATTTCAGAATCCAATTTGGAAAATTGGCTATGGAGATTTTGTGCGGTCAGAGATTCATACAGACACAAAGGGGCCCCTATTTTCAAGCAGGAAAGTCGTTTCGATCCAATCCATTCTTGGGGTCCGAAAAAGACACTGGATATGTCAGTGACTTTGCANNNNNNNNNNNNNNNNNNNNNNNNNNNNNNNNNNNNNNNNNNNNNNNNNNNNNNNNNNNNNNNNNNNNNNNNNNNNNNNNNNNNNNNNNNNNNNNNNNNNNNNNNNNNNNNNNNNNNNNNNNNNNNNNNNNNNNNNNNNNNNNNNNNNNNNNNNNNNNNNNNNNNNNNNNNNNNNNNNNNNNNNNNNNNNNNNNNNNNNNNNNNNNNNNNNNNNNNNNNNNNNNNNNNNNNNNNNNNNNNNNNNNNNNNNNNNNNNNNNNNNNNNNNNNNNNNNNNNNNNNNNNNNNNNNNNNNNNNNNNNNNNNNNNNNNNNNNNNNNNNNNNNNNNNNNNNNNNNNNN contains:
- the LOC119280176 gene encoding 60S ribosomal protein L5, mitochondrial-like, with the translated sequence MMFPLHFHYEDVLRQDLLLKLNHANVMEVPGLFEIRLVPKAASDFRIQFGKLAMEILCGQRFIQTQRGPYFQAGKSFRSNPFLGSEKDTGYIRENSIKFFMETEFCEFSPELEDHFEIFEHIRGFNVTIVTSANTKDETLLLWSGFLLKDEGETK